The DNA sequence AGTTTGTCCTCTAGGTTAATCTCGGGGCAGGGACGAGGCCCCGATTTTGATGACATCTGAAGCATTCCGGCACTTCATCGGCGGTTCATTTTCATTCGTCTCCGTAGCCCATACCTGCCGGGGTCTCATCCCCGACTTTTCGCCTTAACGTTCACCACCGTGACTTTTGGTCACCGCAGCTTAAGGTGGTTTGGAGCCTCCAACTGCATAGCGGCTCCGAGGGGCCTACCCTCATCTCTTGTGTAGCACAGCGTCTTTCGCACACCTTAGGTGTACTCATTCACCTTCTTGGCACAACGTCCCTTTTGCTTCATGAGCAGTGGTTCGCCTTAATTGCCTTTGTGGTGGGGTTTCTCTTTTGGCGGTGGCTCCTTATCGTCATGGTCTTTGGATTTCAGGGGTGGGGCATGACGCTGTTCACGGTCGTGTATGTCGCGGCTGTCAGCTGGTACTTTCGCTCTGCAGGTGTCAGGCAAAATACCGAGGCGCGGCTGTGGCTAGCGGTGGTGTTGGCGACGGCAATGTCGTTTGCTGTTTGGAACGCGCAGACGATTGCGCCGTGGCGATTTCTGTTCTTGTTTGGAGCCGCGACTTATTGGGTGGTAATGGCTACCGGCAACACAGCTAAAGGTAAGACCAGCGACTGGAGCGTATTAGACTTCTTGAACGGAATTATCGCCGTGCCGTTTCTGGGCTTAGGGCTACAATACCGCAGCCTCGCAGGCATTAAGCGACCGGGGATGGGGATAGGCCGTAAGGCTTGGCCGAGCCTACTGGGCCTTGGTTTAGGGCTAATCTTTATATCGCTAGTCATGCCCCTCCTTAGTGCCGCCGATGCCGGTGGCTTTGGTGAGGCTTGGCGCTGGCTGTCCGGCTTTCGCCTTAATCTTGGCATACCGCCGCTGCTTAAGCTGCAGCTTGTGCTTGGCATACCTACCGCCGCATACATTTTTGCGTTGGTCGTAGGTAACAAGCTGCGCGGCATAGAGCGGCAGGATAAGGCAGCCGCGCTCCCCGAAGCTAGTCTCGCGGGATATCGCCTTATGCCGGTCGTTACCGCCGCGACGCTGCTCGCAGTGATTAATGCACTGTACCTAGCGTTCATTGCCGCGCAGCTACCGTACTTCTTCTCGGCCTTTCTCGGGCGCCTGCCCGAGAACTGGGTATCCGTCGCTGAGTTTGCAAGACAAGGCTTTTTTGAGCTCTGTGTCGTCGCGGTGTTAAACTTAGGTGTAATCACCTTCGTCCGCCTCGGCACGGAGGCAAAGATAAGCAAGAGCGTTGTCACACAGAGTATGCTAAGTCTGTTGTCTTTGTTAACACTGCTACTTATCGGCACAGCCTTTAGTAAGCTTTGGCTTTACATTGACCAGTTTGGCCTTACCATGATGCGAGTTAAGCCTGCCGCAGTTTTGACTTTGCTTGCGGTAGTATTCTTTAGCCTCGTACTCGGTGAGAAGTTCCGCTACTCGCGCGTGCGCTTGGCGGTAGCGACCGGAGTGCTCATCATGCTGGCCTTTTCTTGGCTAAACGTAGAAGGCTTTGTAGTCAATTACAACGCGACGCGTTACTTGGACGGCACGTTGTCGCAATTTGATGTCGGCGTGCTCTACCAAGTGGGGATAGCAGGCGTGCCGGTAGCGGCGCGATTGTTAGCTTCAACCGATAACCTTGCGCTCCAGGCGCTCTTGCGCGGGTATTTGTCTCAACAGAGAGAGAGCGACCGCCTAGTGACGCGCGAGCGGGAGCTCGGGTATGGTCTCTTGATCGAAACCTGGCAGCGCCGTCGGGCCCGCGAACTGATGGCTGACGTAGAGCCACACGCCACACTTGACGAGGTCTTAGCTACCGTGGCTCGTTCCGGCGACGCAGTCGCGCGCTTTCCTAATATGCAGGTTATGGTCGGGAACAGGCTGATGGTTTTGGAGCAGGTAGAATTTCCCTATGCGGCTTTTCATGCCATGCACGCGGAGGAAACCGATGTGTTGTTAATGGACTTGCGCGATGGGACCGTGCTGATGCAGGGGCAAGCAGTGCAAGAGCTGTTGCGTAAGCACTGGGCGCATCTCATTCCTAGCGACAGCAATTTGCATGGTCGGGGTGGGGGGGCAACACTTGAAGTCCTGCGGCTGTTCGGCTTGTCGCCGGACGGGGAGAATCTAGGCCTGCTTTTCGTTGGCCGCGGCGGTATGTTTCACGGCATGGGCTTAGTCGGCTTCTTTGATTTGGCTACGATGCGGCCGCATCTGATGGGAATGGCTAATTTTGGCAGTGCCTTCGCGTGGAGCCCGCGCTGGCCGACTGGCGAGCGGCAGGTCACTTGGGAACCGCAGTGGTCTCCTAACGGGCAATACATCAAATACGGCAACCCGGGGTTCGTCTTTGATGATGGGAGTTTGTTACCACCGTATAACGATCCCGTTAGCACTTTGTACATCGACTGCGTGAGCAGCAAAGAGAGGATAGCGAGTATATCGGGCGAGCAAATGCTAGCGCAACTTTTCCCGGGCCTGACGGTCACCGACTTTAAGCCGTGGATTCGCCAAGTCACTTGGGAAGCTGACGGCGAGTCGCTTCGCTTTAGGACTGTGGCCGTCCGTGGGGTAGAGGACCACCGCTACCGCGACGCCGCGTTGCGTCAGCGGGTTAGGCAGGAACTTGGGGAGGCCGAATGGCGGGTGAACGCAGACGGCAGTGATTTGCGCCTACTATCACTGGTGCGCCCTGAGTAAGTCCAGTAAGACTATCTGCGACGCAAAAGAAAAGAGAGCGCTTCCCAGCAGGGAGGCGCTCTCTTTCAGTCTAGCACATTCTTAATTTGCGGATATCGTCTTTCATGCGGTTGATGTCCACGAGGAAATCCTCGATGTCCTGTTCGTGTTCGATTTCGTCGTTTAAGATTTGCACAGCCATCTGGTAGGTGGCGTGGTCTTTGCCGTTAGTGAAGCTAGCGATTTCTTCGTAACGGGCAATGGCGCAACGCTCTCCCTCAAGATTTTGCGTCAAAATGACCTCGATGTAGGGGTCAGTGGGTTCCTCGTAAGGGCACTTCGCGAACTTCGGCCACTGCGCGGGATTAAGTAGAGGAGTTCCACCTAGTTGTAGGATGCGATCCACTAGCAGTTCGGCATGCGCAAGCTCTTCGGTGGCGTGCAGTAGGAGCTCCGGCTCAATTTCACTGCGCATGGGCCCCTCCATTACGCGAGCTCCAATCCAGTACTGGTAGTACGCTAGCCACTCCTCAGCGAGAGCTTCATTAAGCATTTGAATCAACTTGTCGACATCGAGATTGGCTATACTGACAGACTTCTTACCCATTAGATCAGCCTCCTTTGCGAGAATCGTTACTGCATGCACTATAGCATGAGCCGTACTAGGTGTCAATCGCTGGACGACCAGTGGGGGCCGCTTCGGTGCTGTCTACAGCAAGGTGATACCAGCTCTCTCGCAGGCCGCGGCAGTCTCGTCCGGCCACACGCTAGCCTGTACTTCCCCGATATGGGCCTTGCGCAGAAAGAACATGCAGATGCGCGACTGCCCGATGCCGCCGCCTACAGTCAGGGGGAGAACATCCCTCAGCACTTTACTGTGGTAGTCAAGCTTGGCGCGCTCCTCGCACCCGCTTAGCATTAGCTGCTCCTGCAAAGCATGCGCGTCGACTCTAATGCCCATCGAGGAGAGCTCTAGTGCTGCTTCGAGCACCGGAAACCAAAAGATTATGTCGCCGTTAAGACTCCAGTCGTCGTAGTCAGGTGCTCGCCCATCATGTCTAGTCCCAGAGAGAAGCGTGCCGCCGATTTGCGAGATAAACACGGCCCCCATTTCCCGCGCGATAGCGTTTTCGCGCTCTTTAGGGCTTAGATTAGGGTAGCGATTCTCTAAGTCTTGTGATGTGATAAAAAAGATATCCTCCGGCAAAGATGGCACGAGCGCAGGATAATGCGCGTGCAGATGCTGCTCGGTGTGCCTAAAGACTCTGTAGATGCTTCGTACGACATCCATTAAATGCGCATGCGTCCTCTCGGAACGGGAGATTACGCGCTCCCAGTCCCATTGGTCGACGTAGATAGAGTGAGTGTTGTCGAGCTCTTCGTCGCGGCGAATGGCATTCATATCGGTATAGAGGCCGCTGCCCAAAGGGAAGCCATAGCGGTAAAGCGCCATGCGTTTCCATTTGGCTAGGGATTGCACTACCTCCAGCTCTAGCGACCCAGGTCCGTAGGTTAGAGCGCGTGCATCAAATCCCACCGGACGCTCGCTGCCGTTTAGGTTATCGTTGAGTCCGGATTGTTGCGTCACAAACATGGGCGCAGACACTCTCGTTAAGTTCAGCTCCTCCGCTAGTGCGTTCTCAAAGAAGTCCTTGGTGCGCTTAATGGCAATTTGGGTGTCTTTGACTCCAAGCAGCGGTTTATAGTGTGCCGGTACGATGCATTTGCACATGTGCCTAACCTCCTGTTAAAAATATAAAGAGCCTTTCATCCGTAAAGGACGAAAGGCTTGCTTCCGTGGTACCAACCTACTTGAGCTGAGAGCTCGCTTAGCGACCGCCCGCAGGCGGCCTCACATTAACGGCGTGTCCCCGTTCAGGCCTACTTTCGCTAAGATTTCGGGTGAAAGCTCCGAGATGTTCTTCTGCGCGAGCATCGTATCGGCTTCCCAGCACCGCCAACTCTCTGTGACTACTTCCCGCGCGTACTTTTCCTCATCAACGCTTGTGCGAATGTAATTGCCTGAAAGTATACCGCTTGGCGTGCGGGGTGTCAATGCGGTAATTTATGGGATACAGCGCTGGCCCTACCGCGAGAGGTTAAGCCGCATATGCTCGGGGACCGGGAGTTCTGCCCCGAGTGAACGAGCTGCCGTAATAGGCCAATGCGGGTCGGCTAGCGCGGCGCGTCCTACCGCTACGAGGTCGCAGTAGCCTTCGCGCAGCGCAAACTCGACTAGCTCAGGTTTGCCTAGTATGCCTACGCCAATCACCGGCACCGATACGACCTGTTTAACCTGTTTGGCGTAGCCAAGCTGATAACCCGGCCAGACCTGCGGGCGCACAGGCAGTACTCCGCCGCCGCTTACGTGTATGGCATCAATTCCGTCTGCGGCGAGCGCGGCAGCTATCCCGGCAGCATCTTTGGGCGTATATTCGTGCTCGGTGCCGCTAAACTCGGCGCCCGAAATGCGCACTGTAAGCACGGCCTCCTCCGGCAAGGCGTGTCGGCAACTCCTGACCACTTCCCTAAGCAGCCGGAGTCGGTTTTCGCCACAGCCGCCATACTCGTCGGTGCGGTTGTTGGCGAGGGGAGAGAGGAACTCATGCAGCAAATATCCATGTGCCGCATGTATTTCGATGACCTTAAAGCCCGCCTCCCATGCGTATAGCGCCGCCTGTGCAAACTCCTGCACCAGGGCTGAGATCTCTGTTATCGTGAGCGCATTCGGTACGGCATGGTCGCGCGAGAAGGCGACTGCCGATGGCGCTACGAGCCGCTTCACGTGACGCCAAGCCTTGCGGCCGGCGTGAGCAATCTGAATGCCGGGCGCTGCCCCGTTATAGCTAACAATCTCCGCTATACTTCTAAGCCCCGGGATTTGCTCCCGCGACCACAGGCCTAGATCGTTGCCAGAAATTCTGCCGTCAGGATGGATTGCCGTAGCTTCGAGCACTACCAGACCCATTCCGCCCAGCGCCCTGGCCCCGTAGTGCGCTAAGTGGTAAGGTGTGACATGGCCGTCCTCGCGTGCTCCGTACTGGCACATTGGGGGGAGCACTAAGCGATTGCGTAGCTCTAGGTTCCTTACTCGCAGGGGAGTGAACGAAAGGGCGCCCGGAGAAGCTTTGGGATCCATGTGAACAACTCCTCACTCGTCTTTGCCTGATAATATTCCTTAGGCGAGAAGCAGTCAAGCCATCGCTTCCACGCAGCACAGCACGTCAGCAAGGTCGAAGGGTTTTCTCAGGACAGCGCGGAAGGAGCCCCAAGGCGGGAGGATGTCGGCATGCAAGAGCGACCCTGTCATGATTACCACAGGAATATGGCGCAGTTTAACATCGGTTTGCATAAGTTCGACCAGCGTTCTGCCGTCCATCTCGGGCATGTGCAGGTCAACAAATGTGATGTCGGGCACTTGCTGCTGGAGTAGCTGGAACCCGCGCCTACCATTCGGGGCGGAGGCTACGTCGTGTCCATGTTCAAGCAACAGCTGCGTGAGCACCAGGGTAATGCCGGGCTCATCCTCAACGATAAGCACCTTAGCCAACGTTCTCTCTCCTTTCTTTACTTGTATAGACAATTTACCAACTATATGACGCAATATTTGTCAGTGTGTGTGTGGAATTCATGTGATTTTTTGGCGCTTGCTGTCGACCGTTGTCGAGGCCTGCTAGATGCTTGACGACAACTGCTCACGACGCGCATACTCTGATACAAAGCGAGTTTGGGGGAGTGAGTTTGTGGAAGTAACTACTGCGCTGCTTAGCGTTGGGCACAGATTTCGGCCGGGGCGCGCAATTGTGCCGACATCTATCACCGTACACAATACCGGTAACCCACGCAGCACCGCCGCTAACGAGCGCGCTTGGCTCGACAATCCGGTAAACTTAAACAGCGGGAACTTCGCCTCGTGGCACTATGTCCTAGACGAAACAAACATTATACAGGCCATCCCAGACTTTGAAATGGCCTATCACGCCGAGTCCGGCAACGCCGCTTCTATCGGCGTAGAGATATGTGAAAGCGGCAATCAGCACGTGGTGTGGCGGCGAGCAGTGTTGTTTGTAGTGAGCCTGTTGCGGCGCCATGGGTTTGGCGCGGAGCAGGTGAGAACTCACCGCGACTGGACAGGCAAAAACTGCCCACGCCTGATTCTGCCGGAGTGGGCTAGGTTTATGCGCGACATCCGCTTAGAGCTAGGTGAACAGCCCTCTTTTGCCAATGTCCCCATTGAGATGAACGGTGAAACTCGCGAGTTTCCCGGATTTATGGCCTCCGGCAGAAGCTTCGTGCCCACCCGCATGCTGCTCGAACAGCTAGGATACGCCGTCAGCTGGGATGAAAACACCGGACGTGTGGTTATAGATAGAGAGATTCTTCAGGTAACCACGGCATCCGAGCGCTGGGTGGGCCGCCAGCTGTGAGCTTTGAGCCGCGCCTGTATGTCGCTTGTCCCTTGTCGCTTGTCGCTTGAGGGGAATGGGCTGTGAGCAGTGAGCTTTGAGCTTTGAGCTTTGAGCTGTAGTGGGGTGGAAAGGTCAAAGGCATAAGGAGATCCGGGGGCCATTGCGACATCGCTCTACTGGGCACTGAGCACTAGGCACTAGGCACTAGGCACTAGGCACTCCCTCTACTAGGAGCCGGCAACCCCACTCTCGCACTTGCGCCCATAGCAACACTACCGAAAAGTATGATATCCTAAGCATGAACAGACAGGGGGAGTCGCACATGCTTAGGGATATGACACAGGGGTCACCCGCGAAGTTAATTTGGGCCTTTAGCGTACCTATGTTTATTGGCAGCATCTTTCAGCAGCTTTACAACATGGTCGATGCCATTGTAGTGGGGCGGTATGTAGGCCCGAATGCGCTTGCGGCGGTAGGGACAAGCTTCCCCATCATTTTCTTTTTGGTTTCAGTAGTGCTAGGGATGACGATGGGTTCCGGAGTCGTAATCTCGCAGTTCTTTGGGGCGAAGGACATGGTCAGGACGCGCCGCGCCGTCGTCACGGCTCTTTCCTTTCAGCTGATTTTCGCGGCCTTTCTGGGTGCGGTGGGCGTCGTTCTCAGCCGCCCGTTGCTGTTACTGCTTAACACGCCAGACGTAATCTTAGGTGACGCCACCGCCTATATGCAGATATTCTTTGGTGGCATCTTGTTTATGTTCGCCTACAATGCCTTCGCCGGCATCCTGCGGTCGTTAGGAGACTCCAAGACGCCGTTATACTTTTTGATTATCAGCAGTCTGTTAAATGTCGGCCTTAATATTTACTTCGTCGTGGGCTTAGGTCTTGGCGTGCGAGGTGTGGCGTGGGCTACCCTCATAGCCCAAGGCATTTCCTCTGTGCTTACGTTCGTTTACATTTACAAGCGAGTGCCCCTGCTGCAGTTTACGCGGGCAGAACTTGTGTTTGACTGGGGCATCTTCTGGACAATGGTGCGCATCGGCGCCCCGTCCTCGCTGCAGCAGGCTCTAGCCTCGGTCGGCATGATGGTAGTGCAGTCTTTGGTTAACTCATTTGGTCCGGTGACGATGGCGGCTTACACGGCGGCTAGTCGCATGGACTCCTTCGCCATGATACCGATTATGAACTTCGGCATGGCTGTATCTACTTTCACCGGACAGAACATTGGAGCTAACAGGCTAGACCGCGTGACTGAGGGGCTTAAAGCTACCTTAATGATGGTCATCGCGGCTTGCCTTATCGTCTCAGTGCTCGTGTTTTCTGCCGGCGGGCAGATGATTCGGCTGTTTATAACCGGGGAACAAGCAGAGATTGTGGCGCAAGGTATTGACTATATGCGCACTGTTTCGGTGTTTTACGCAGTTTTCGGCGCACTAATGGTGTTCAACGGAGTGTTGCGCGGGGCAGGCGACGCTTGGATACCGACTCTCACAACGATGACGAGTCTGGCGATACGCGTAGCCTCTGCCTATATCCTAGTGAATACCGCACTTACCTACCGCGGCATCTGGTGGTCGATACCGATTGGGTGGTCGGTAGCTGTTCTTGTCCCAACGTACCGCTATTTCTCCGGCGTCTGGAAGACCAAAGCCGTTGTGCGGCAAAGCTTGCTCGCGCAAGTAGAACCCGCGACTGACTAGAGGGACTCTCTCCCACCTCACGGCAGAGCGTTTATTATTTGCTCCAACAGGTAGGTCGCGCCGCGCGGGCCTACGAAGGGCGTACCGTCAAAGAGCTGTGTCTTGTGAATGTTCGGATTGGCCACCTGTATTTTGGCGGGGATTTCAGCCCCCATCTCCAGCAAAACACCGTCGCCGAGCAGTAAGGTCGGCTTTTCGTCATGCAGCACTTGACGGCGCCTGTCTTCGCTTGGGGCAAAAACAAGGCGTTCCGCCAACTCGTCACTTGTACGCAGAGCCGCACTGGGACGATTGTGGTTTACCAGCACTTTGCGTACGTCTATACCTATTTCTCTCATATACCCGGCCATGCCGACCGCCTGGTCGTAGTTGCCGGACACTACGCACGAAACTTGCGTCTTGCCAAAAAACGCGCGGCGGAAGTACATGGTGTGCTGACGCGCGGTGCGTCCGACCTCTTCTAGATATGTCTTGTCACAGTTTAAGCCGAACGCTGCCGCCACTTGCCTCAGCCACCCGACAGATCCCTGGTAGCCATACGGCGTGCCGTAGAAGTAAGGGATGCCGTAAGTGTCCTTTAGCGTTTCAGCACAGGGGATGCCCTCAAGGCGTGTGACCAGGTTATACGCGGCGTTAGACGCTCCGGCAATCTCCGCGACGGAAGTCCCGACAGTGAAGACGGCATTTGCCTTAAGCCCGAAGCACTCAGCCATCATCGACTTTATCTCCCGCACGTCCGAGCGGAAGTTGTAGCAGTCGGCGTTAGCGCCGATGATGTTAAACGTCTGTGCACTCTTCGCAGCAGGCGGAGCCACTACGTGTTTGGCCAAGGCAGCTAGTGCTTCCGTAACGCCGAACGCAAAGTCGCCCCTAAACCCGCCCCCGCTGATGGCGATTAGTTTCGCCTCGGTCGTGGGCTGTAAAGCGTGGCAAATAGTCTCGATGTCTGTCCCAATAATTGAGGAGATGCTTGACGCGAAGACAAAGATTACAGGCGGGCGATACACGGCGTCAATTTCGCGGATAGTGCGCTCAAGTCGGTCACTGTCTCCGGAAACGATGTCTGTTTCGTCCATATGGGTGGTAAAGAGGCGGGACTCCATCGCGGCATTAAGATGCATTAGTCCCTCGATGCCATAGTGGGTCGTGCCCGCGGGTCCATACTCTAAGATGCAGCAGTCCTTGATGGTCGATAGCGTCCACAGCGCGCCCATGCGGTCGGAGGCGAGGGGCAAAAACCTATACAGCTGCATGCAACTTCGCTCCTTTCGCATCTCCGAAGGCCTCTATGGCAGCGACAATGGTGCGAAGTACCATTAGGGGCACTTCGTAACCTAGCTTAGACGCCGCCATATCGACGGCTACTTGCACAATACCTAGCTCCATCAAGCGCTGTGGGTTCTCATGGCCGATATACACATCAGGGCGAAGCTCCGCGTATAGCGCCTGCAGCGGTGCGATGTTCGCAATGCGCGAGACATAGGGGTCGTAGCCTTGCCGCAGTATTTCTCCCATGTAAGCAGCGTCGTTTTGGTAGAGGTCGCGTGCCTGCACTAAGAGCGGCTGCATGCCAAGTTCTCCCAAAAAGCCGGTAAACTCAAACGCTAGGAGCGGCGTATTGCCGTAGATGAAGCGCTTGCCCTTAAGTACATGTGACTTTGCCGCGATAATGTCATCGAGCGCCCGTCTCTGGCTTTGCAGATGACTTCCTAGGTCTAGTCCGAGCTTCGTCGAAAGCTCCGTGTAGGCGGCCTCAATGCGCCGCGGCGACATGTACTTGTCAAAGTACACAAAGGGTACGCCGAACTTGTCTTGCATGATTTCTGCGAGCGGTAGTGCAGTGAAGTCCGTAACAATATTGAGGCTAGCGGACGTTGCTCTCATTAGTTCGGCGACGGTAGAGCGCGACGGGATAGCCAAGTTGACAGAAACCCCGTGGCTTGTGAGGAGTTTTAACAGCTCGGTATCTTCAATCTGCCCGTAGCGATGTCCAAGGATGTTGACCCTGCCTTCTTCGCGCGGCTCCGGCTGCATGAGCTTAGCTAGTGCCGTCAGAGTTCGCTCAATGCCCGGAATATGGCTATTGCATTTAAAGTGCTCCGTACGCACTACAAGAAGCTTAGCGTTAACCTCCGGCTGCAAGCTCTCGGCTAGCGCCTCATAGTCTTCGCCGATTACTTCTAGAACGCACGTAGTTACAATCATGATGGCCTGCGGCGTAAGTGTGGCGTCAATCTGGCGGATGGTCTTTTCGACTTTTTCGGCGCAGCCAAAAACGACGTCGTCTTGGTTGATGGCAAAGGACCAAAAATTATCCTGCATGTTGCTGTCGGCTGCCCGCCGCCCCATGTTGAAGGTCTGAGTGTAGTAGGTGCATTCATCCGTGCCAACAATTAGGACGACCATATCTTTGATATAGCCTGCCGTCAGCGCAACGCCAAAGAGCGGACAGTGGGTGCCGGGGAACTGCGCGTGGGACAACTGGCGTATATCCTTGGCCGTGCTTATTTGCGATACTCGCCTGAGCGAGCTTAAGCTGTAACTTGGTTGCATGCAAGTTCCCTCCTAGCGCAGGCTAGCCCTAAAGCGTGAAAGTACAACTTCCCAGTCAGCGGATGAAGGGCTATTTCCGCTTGGACATTATATACGTCCCGGAGTAGGGCAGGCGTCAACACATGGCAAGGTGTCCCCTCCGCTACCTTGCGCCCGTCTTTAATTACCACGAGGCGGTGGCTGTAGGCCGCGGCATGGTTCATGTCGTGTAGCACCATGATGACGGTGAGTCCAAGCGAGGCGTTAAGCTCTTTTACAAGCTCCAAGACCTCAATCTGGTGGCAGATGTCTAGGAATGTCGTGGGCTCATCAAGCAGCAGCACCTGCGGACGCTGAGCTAAAGCCAAGGCAATCCAGGCGCGCTGGCGCTCGCCACCCGAAAGTGAGTTCACGGTTCTATCGGCAAGCTCTTCAAGCCGTGTTTGCTCTATGGCCCACTCGACAATTTCCCTGTCCTCGTTGTTTAACGTTTCGTACCATCTCTGATGCGGTATCCGGCCGTAACTGACGAGTTCGCGCACGGTAAAGTCGGGCGGGCTGGTATGCACTTGCGATAGTATCGACAGTTTGGTTGCTACCTCGCGCGTAGGCAGTTTGTAGATATCGCGCCCGTCTAGATGAACAACGCCGCACGAGCACTTCATGAGGCGCGAAATGGCCTTAAGCACAGTGGATTTGCCGGAGCCGTTAGGCCCAATAAGGGAGACTATTTCCCCGGGACGCACGGCAAAGTCAAAGTCACTCACGACGTTTTTCTTGTCATAGCAGAGGCAGAGCTTCTCGGCGGTTATCATACGCGATACGAGCCCCCTTTACGCAGTAAATAGAGGAAGAACGGTCCGCCCACAACGGCCATAATGATGCCAACCGGTAGCTCGACAGGGCGGAAGATAGTCCTAGCACTCGCGTCTGCGACGATTAGCAGCAACGCGCCTAGGATGGCACTGAGCGGCAACATAAATTTATAGTCAGAGCCGATAAGCAGGCGACAGACATGGGGCACAATCAGGCCGATAAAGCCAATTAAGCCTACGGTAGACACAGAAATGCCGGCGAGAAAAGCCGCGACAAATGACAAGGCCGTTCTGGCGAGATTTACATTAAGACCCAGATTGCGCGCTGCGTCGTCGCCTAGCTGCAGCAAGTTAGCTGCCTTAATGCAGAGTAAGGCAACCACCAACCCTACAGCCGTGTAAGGCGCGAGCATGCGCACGTGGTACCAACTGCGCCCGGCGATACTGCCGTTAAGCCACATTAAAATGCCTTGGATGCGGTCGCTATAGAGGATTGAAAGAAGCGATGTGCCGCCGCCAAAGACTGCGTTCACCGCAACACCGGCCAAGATGATGCGAATTGGCTCGATGCCGCGCTTCCAGGCGAGCGCGAAGACCAGTGCGCAGGCAATTGCGCCACCTACAAACGCGGCAAAGGGAACTAAAGCCCCAAACTGGGGCAATGCCAACATAATGGTAACGCCAGCTAGGGCCGCACCTGTGGAGACCCCGGTTAGACCGGGGTCTGCCAAAGGGTTTCTCATCACTGCCTGCAGGAGAGCGCCGGAGAGAGCAAGGTTAGCCCCAACCATAAGCGCTAGTAGCATGCGGGGGAGACGTACGTCTAGGACGACAACCTTGGCTAAAGTATCTTCGGCACCAAGCAAAGCCTGCAAGATGTCCTGCGTCGCAAAGCTTAAGCTACCGAAACGGAGCGAGGCGATAGCCACAGTGCCAAGTAGGCCTAACGCTAGCAGCAGAACCAGTATCTTTTTCGCGGCCCTTAAGTCGCGAGGTAATGGACGCACGGCACTTCTTGCTGTCATGCGCAAAACCTATGGGTACATAAAGCGCGCTAGGGCTTCCAAGGCATCAATCATCGGGAGCCCAGGGTTAGACATAAACAGGTCTACCGGCAGGTCGATGACGCGACCGTTCTGCACCGCGGCAAGACGCCCCCATACCGGGTT is a window from the Selenomonadales bacterium genome containing:
- a CDS encoding DUF4173 domain-containing protein, which encodes MLHEQWFALIAFVVGFLFWRWLLIVMVFGFQGWGMTLFTVVYVAAVSWYFRSAGVRQNTEARLWLAVVLATAMSFAVWNAQTIAPWRFLFLFGAATYWVVMATGNTAKGKTSDWSVLDFLNGIIAVPFLGLGLQYRSLAGIKRPGMGIGRKAWPSLLGLGLGLIFISLVMPLLSAADAGGFGEAWRWLSGFRLNLGIPPLLKLQLVLGIPTAAYIFALVVGNKLRGIERQDKAAALPEASLAGYRLMPVVTAATLLAVINALYLAFIAAQLPYFFSAFLGRLPENWVSVAEFARQGFFELCVVAVLNLGVITFVRLGTEAKISKSVVTQSMLSLLSLLTLLLIGTAFSKLWLYIDQFGLTMMRVKPAAVLTLLAVVFFSLVLGEKFRYSRVRLAVATGVLIMLAFSWLNVEGFVVNYNATRYLDGTLSQFDVGVLYQVGIAGVPVAARLLASTDNLALQALLRGYLSQQRESDRLVTRERELGYGLLIETWQRRRARELMADVEPHATLDEVLATVARSGDAVARFPNMQVMVGNRLMVLEQVEFPYAAFHAMHAEETDVLLMDLRDGTVLMQGQAVQELLRKHWAHLIPSDSNLHGRGGGATLEVLRLFGLSPDGENLGLLFVGRGGMFHGMGLVGFFDLATMRPHLMGMANFGSAFAWSPRWPTGERQVTWEPQWSPNGQYIKYGNPGFVFDDGSLLPPYNDPVSTLYIDCVSSKERIASISGEQMLAQLFPGLTVTDFKPWIRQVTWEADGESLRFRTVAVRGVEDHRYRDAALRQRVRQELGEAEWRVNADGSDLRLLSLVRPE
- a CDS encoding NADPH dehydrogenase; this encodes MDPKASPGALSFTPLRVRNLELRNRLVLPPMCQYGAREDGHVTPYHLAHYGARALGGMGLVVLEATAIHPDGRISGNDLGLWSREQIPGLRSIAEIVSYNGAAPGIQIAHAGRKAWRHVKRLVAPSAVAFSRDHAVPNALTITEISALVQEFAQAALYAWEAGFKVIEIHAAHGYLLHEFLSPLANNRTDEYGGCGENRLRLLREVVRSCRHALPEEAVLTVRISGAEFSGTEHEYTPKDAAGIAAALAADGIDAIHVSGGGVLPVRPQVWPGYQLGYAKQVKQVVSVPVIGVGILGKPELVEFALREGYCDLVAVGRAALADPHWPITAARSLGAELPVPEHMRLNLSR
- a CDS encoding MATE family efflux transporter; amino-acid sequence: MLRDMTQGSPAKLIWAFSVPMFIGSIFQQLYNMVDAIVVGRYVGPNALAAVGTSFPIIFFLVSVVLGMTMGSGVVISQFFGAKDMVRTRRAVVTALSFQLIFAAFLGAVGVVLSRPLLLLLNTPDVILGDATAYMQIFFGGILFMFAYNAFAGILRSLGDSKTPLYFLIISSLLNVGLNIYFVVGLGLGVRGVAWATLIAQGISSVLTFVYIYKRVPLLQFTRAELVFDWGIFWTMVRIGAPSSLQQALASVGMMVVQSLVNSFGPVTMAAYTAASRMDSFAMIPIMNFGMAVSTFTGQNIGANRLDRVTEGLKATLMMVIAACLIVSVLVFSAGGQMIRLFITGEQAEIVAQGIDYMRTVSVFYAVFGALMVFNGVLRGAGDAWIPTLTTMTSLAIRVASAYILVNTALTYRGIWWSIPIGWSVAVLVPTYRYFSGVWKTKAVVRQSLLAQVEPATD
- a CDS encoding aspartate--ammonia ligase, which gives rise to MCKCIVPAHYKPLLGVKDTQIAIKRTKDFFENALAEELNLTRVSAPMFVTQQSGLNDNLNGSERPVGFDARALTYGPGSLELEVVQSLAKWKRMALYRYGFPLGSGLYTDMNAIRRDEELDNTHSIYVDQWDWERVISRSERTHAHLMDVVRSIYRVFRHTEQHLHAHYPALVPSLPEDIFFITSQDLENRYPNLSPKERENAIAREMGAVFISQIGGTLLSGTRHDGRAPDYDDWSLNGDIIFWFPVLEAALELSSMGIRVDAHALQEQLMLSGCEERAKLDYHSKVLRDVLPLTVGGGIGQSRICMFFLRKAHIGEVQASVWPDETAAACERAGITLL
- a CDS encoding N-acetylmuramoyl-L-alanine amidase; amino-acid sequence: MEVTTALLSVGHRFRPGRAIVPTSITVHNTGNPRSTAANERAWLDNPVNLNSGNFASWHYVLDETNIIQAIPDFEMAYHAESGNAASIGVEICESGNQHVVWRRAVLFVVSLLRRHGFGAEQVRTHRDWTGKNCPRLILPEWARFMRDIRLELGEQPSFANVPIEMNGETREFPGFMASGRSFVPTRMLLEQLGYAVSWDENTGRVVIDREILQVTTASERWVGRQL
- a CDS encoding response regulator, coding for MAKVLIVEDEPGITLVLTQLLLEHGHDVASAPNGRRGFQLLQQQVPDITFVDLHMPEMDGRTLVELMQTDVKLRHIPVVIMTGSLLHADILPPWGSFRAVLRKPFDLADVLCCVEAMA